The proteins below are encoded in one region of Bacillota bacterium:
- a CDS encoding motility associated factor glycosyltransferase family protein — translation MAPTGLYQKNVDFLKENCPQLWKQIKGKNSGSAYTVLPAREKGLYCIEASQKGGGSLLLHSRYNPVREAEMWAAKQDLAGIRHVVLYGFGLGYHVEALLENHPDLSFYIYEPDVEIFLATLEYRDWSTFPWERVFIVFEHGNDRSRVFVEHVVNLAKSGWTFLTIPAFERCFSERLEELAESLKNARQSYVESLLTNVVFEKEWTVNALKNLPYLWKCEYIFHCKKYFQGRTAVMTASGPSLTEAVPYIKKIKECKQALIVAAGTSVNGLLKYGLVPDMFVSYDPFPGNYNALKPALSWGAPLVFGSTINHDVVKNHVGPKAYFILSQDTVFNYLHGALESAEVIEDAPSIAVVTLRLLDKLGIREVILAGQDLAFVGDRYYADGIGVARPENVLDIEKEAAVEVDSNSGGKVLTSRSFIRMKESLEQVISLSRFERVINTSPRGAKIAGTFFLEWDDVMGELSNCPAGEPPVFKESAAVVGLRKLKRTVKSILMEIEEDFISALKKAEEFLNLDESAAEAKKERIFEDVSRSVEMLTSQKKFAAFISPMIRNEEHLLRKSLGDIRYMSWEEKRNFVAVDLKRYLNGIQASLFKLKEAVEEWG, via the coding sequence ATGGCGCCAACCGGACTTTACCAGAAGAATGTCGATTTCCTGAAGGAAAACTGCCCGCAGTTATGGAAACAGATTAAAGGGAAGAACAGCGGCAGCGCCTATACGGTACTTCCTGCCAGGGAAAAGGGGCTGTACTGCATTGAGGCGAGCCAAAAAGGTGGCGGTTCTTTACTGCTGCACAGCAGGTACAATCCCGTCCGGGAAGCGGAAATGTGGGCTGCAAAGCAAGATCTGGCAGGGATCAGGCATGTTGTCCTGTACGGCTTCGGTTTGGGATATCACGTCGAGGCTTTGCTTGAGAATCATCCCGATCTATCTTTTTACATTTACGAGCCGGATGTAGAGATCTTTCTGGCTACCCTTGAATACCGGGATTGGTCCACTTTTCCGTGGGAGCGCGTCTTTATCGTTTTCGAACACGGCAACGACCGCAGCCGGGTGTTTGTTGAGCACGTTGTAAACCTGGCCAAAAGTGGCTGGACCTTTCTAACGATACCGGCCTTTGAGCGCTGCTTTTCTGAGCGTCTTGAAGAACTTGCCGAGAGCCTGAAAAATGCCCGCCAATCCTATGTGGAAAGCCTGCTTACTAATGTGGTATTTGAGAAGGAGTGGACGGTTAATGCGCTGAAAAATCTGCCGTATCTCTGGAAATGCGAATACATCTTTCATTGCAAAAAATATTTCCAGGGACGCACGGCAGTCATGACTGCTTCGGGGCCTTCTCTTACCGAAGCTGTACCCTATATTAAGAAAATTAAAGAATGCAAGCAGGCACTGATTGTGGCAGCGGGAACCAGCGTCAACGGCTTGCTGAAATACGGTTTGGTCCCGGACATGTTCGTTTCGTACGATCCTTTTCCCGGTAACTATAATGCCCTGAAACCTGCTCTTTCTTGGGGTGCCCCGCTTGTTTTCGGAAGCACGATTAATCACGATGTGGTAAAGAACCATGTTGGTCCAAAGGCTTATTTTATCTTGAGTCAGGATACGGTGTTTAACTATTTGCATGGAGCACTTGAGTCAGCTGAAGTAATTGAGGATGCTCCTTCTATTGCTGTGGTTACGCTCAGGCTTCTGGACAAACTGGGAATAAGAGAGGTTATTCTCGCTGGTCAGGATCTAGCTTTTGTAGGCGATCGTTACTATGCTGACGGAATTGGAGTTGCTAGACCAGAAAACGTATTGGATATTGAAAAAGAAGCGGCGGTGGAGGTAGATTCCAATAGCGGTGGGAAAGTACTGACGAGTAGATCTTTTATCAGGATGAAGGAAAGCCTGGAACAGGTGATCAGTTTATCGCGATTTGAGAGGGTTATTAATACTTCTCCTCGCGGAGCTAAGATTGCGGGCACATTTTTTCTTGAATGGGATGATGTAATGGGAGAACTCTCAAATTGCCCCGCTGGTGAACCTCCTGTTTTTAAAGAATCTGCGGCAGTTGTCGGCCTAAGGAAGCTCAAGAGGACGGTAAAGAGTATACTGATGGAGATTGAAGAAGATTTTATTTCTGCACTTAAAAAAGCTGAAGAGTTCTTGAATCTGGATGAAAGTGCTGCTGAAGCAAAAAAAGAGCGGATTTTTGAAGATGTTTCACGGTCTGTGGAGATGCTTACCTCACAAAAGAAGTTTGCTGCTTTTATTAGTCCGATGATCCGTAATGAGGAGCATTTATTGAGGAAATCTCTTGGGGACATCCGCTATATGTCGTGGGAAGAAAAGCGGAATTTCGTGGCGGTGGATCTTAAGAGGTATCTGAACGGAATTCAGGCATCTCTTTTTAAGTTAAAAGAAGCTGTAGAGGAATGGGGCTGA